agaataataaataaattaccAATATGAGAACTGGATGCACTATGTCTGcagaaataattaaaaataaaaaaggaggaTGAGCCAACTTAACTTGGCGGTAACGTTTTTTTGGTTAATGAATcatatgttttttctttctttttggtaaATGAAGGGTATATATGATGAAAGTGAACCAGTAATAACTCATTTAAAAAACAAATTCATTATGACACCACATCCATTATCATTGCACATTATCATCAATGAAACACATAAAGCCAATGACCAACCCTACCAGCATCAAAAGTTTGTTTGCACCATCTGAAATGGCAGCAAGACTGTCATGTTGTTCAAGGTCAAAATCATTCAAGGCAGAAGTAAGATATTCTCCTGCAGGGGTAGTTTTAGCTTTCTCAGGACCTGATTTCACCAGAGCAACTGTACCATCAGTTTTATCTGCAGTCACAGCTAGTGATGAAGGAACATCCATCCCTCTACTATCATTCCTGTTTTAAAGTAATGAAAAAGAACGTTTAGTAAGAAACTTCTTTCTAGGAGATACAAACTGTTGAAAAGTAGAATATAAGACTAAAATGACATGAATCATAAACTGTGACTAAAGTATTACCTCACAAGGTCCTGAGACTGAACATTTAGCGGCCCCTTGGATAGTGGACTTgacaactgaaaaagaaaaatacataaacatcagaattctagaacattcccCAAAGCAAAGCACAGAAATTGAATTACCTAAATCTCACATCCAAAGGGAAAATAAAGTGAATATAGTTTATCTGATCAACATGGCATCAGAGATCAGGGAAAAAAATGAATGTGAACATAGTTTCTATACAACCTCACAtcagaaataatgaaaattgtCCTTGTAGTTCATACCATCACATGACATCACACTTGTGCTATTCAAAACTTTTCATAGTTGGAATTCACCCAAACCTTTCAGTTATCCAAATGGCATAAAGAAACACATTAATACATGAAATAGCTATCATGGAGTCAGAGACTCTAGTTCCCATGAATCAATGAATCAAGAAACTCTATGAAtgcaacaataaggaactctaTGAATGCAACAATAAGGATATCAGATGTGATTTGACAAACAATTAGATGCTAGGCTACCTCAATGACTCCTTGCTCCCTAGGAGTGATCTTAGGCTTGTCTTCTCTAGACCAGATAGAGCCTCTTTAAGTTCATTAACTAATGATTCATTTCTAACTGCAACTAATTTCGGTTTGAACCTTTTCACCTGTGCAATACAAATTAGGATTTTCAGCACCAGGCTAAATATGTAACATATATCAATTCCAAACTCAAGACAACTAGGGTACTAGTAGTAATGATGGATGATTACACAGTGAGTttaccaagtgaatcaagtccAGTTTTGCCACTCAAATTATAAAATGGATTTTAATGACGGAAGaaataaaatttcaaattctatGAAATTTTATCCATCTGATGGATTACCTGATCAACAAGAAGAGTCACATTTGAGCCAGCTACTAGGGCCACAACTCTGAATTTTTTCGGGTTCTTTGCAACAATGTCCAATGTCTGTAGAAACAGGAAATTGTGATTTTAACCAACTAATGCAATTTCCATAATCTGTCCACTTACATTTTTATCTTTAATCCCAAAACAAATATTAAATGAAAGAAAGGGATCTCTGCCATACCTGGGTTCCAATGGAACCAGTAGATCCAACAACAAAACTAGGCTTTTGGACCATCTCAAGTCCTCTGGCCCGGCTCCGGAAAAGCACTTCCTAGCCAAGCTGGAGGTGGTGCTTGTGctgaacattgaattcttcttccAATCACTGTCCTGCAATTTTTCTCTTCAAAGCAAACCCACCTATGTACAACAAATGAGCACAACACCATCATTTCTCATTCCATATTACAAAAGCAACTGAATTTTATATATCAAACAACCATATAATCATAATTCAGAGCTTCATACAAGTAAATTTACAAACTTTTTTACATACATGCACTTTAACATATGAACTTTAATCACCCAATAAAAGTACAAAGACACTATCTTTATACAAACACAGAAATCCCAAATGAAAATTGCATGTAATATTctgtcaaaaattcaaaatcaacatCCAAACTAACTCAAATTCCCATACTAGCTAACTCGTGCAAAAAGAGGTTGAGAACTGACCCAAGACGCGAACTCTCCGTCAGCAGAGAAGAGAAAGCATCCGAGTTGAATCGAAATTGCGCTCGGACAGAAAGAAACTTGCACGAATGACCTCGCCATGGAATTGAAAGCATCTTAGTTGAATGACCTCGCACGAGAGAGGAAAGAGGAACGACTGGAAAGAGCCAAATTGAAATACCCAAAAAGAATAAGCCCATAAGCCCTGGATCTAGATCAACACAGTGGCCACCAAGTGCTCAATTTGTTGAGTTAGGTCGAGAACGgagggaaagagaaaaaggattGCGGTGGAGATCGAACAGAGTTTAAGGGAAAAGACCAAATTCCGGATTGTTCATcatagagagagagtgagagtccgccgggggggggggggggggggggttgcgGTGGAGAATAGGGTTTGGAAGGAGTGAGAGTTAGTCATTACGGTTTGAAAGTTTCAGAGAGTGAACAAAAATTCAAGTGTACGTTGGAGGAATGGAGGGAATGAAAATTTAGTCCCCCCGCGTTTCTAAAATTTTTAACTTAGTCCCTCTGcaaattttttcaaaattttgaacgAGACTTTACACATCGGTTAATTTAACGACCGATGTTTATAATCACAATAGAAATCGATATTTCCTAAACCGATGTTAGGATGTATTTTTTACATCGCATGCAATtccgaccgatttaatagtggtgatgtctgatggcataattctagtagtgtaagCTAGGATTGCAAATGGTTTGCAATCCTGATCGTAACAGATAGATGGCTGAAACGGGGCTGTAGGTGCAGTAGGCTTGCGGCAAGGTTGCAGGGGCAGTGAGCAAGGCAGCAAGGGCAGCGATACAAAGTTGCAAGTGCACGGGCACGCAGGCTGCAGCGAAGGGGCGtaattggaaattaaaggaattgccccattatgagaggagttaaggccataaagaagacgtttcagttgggaaagccaaccaatgctcccctataaataggcaacgtccagaactgaatttgcatcacttcccagccaagataattcattgcctatcacttcctggccaaaaactttttcgagactctgcccaattcactccttaaatctccatctcctacaagaccgtgacaccattcatccat
This portion of the Rosa chinensis cultivar Old Blush chromosome 1, RchiOBHm-V2, whole genome shotgun sequence genome encodes:
- the LOC112182609 gene encoding kinesin-like protein KIN-14B isoform X1 — translated: MVQKPSFVVGSTGSIGTQTLDIVAKNPKKFRVVALVAGSNVTLLVDQVKRFKPKLVAVRNESLVNELKEALSGLEKTSLRSLLGSKESLRNDSRGMDVPSSLAVTADKTDGTVALVKSGPEKAKTTPAGEYLTSALNDFDLEQHDSLAAISDGANKLLMLVLAAVIKAGASREHEILAEIRDAVFSFIRKMEPHRVMDTMLVSRVRILYITSLLARSPELQSIKVSPIENFLEKVILDVVEAPVKVAALEEVL
- the LOC112182609 gene encoding kinesin-like protein KIN-14B isoform X2, encoding MVQKPSFVVGSTGSIGTQTLDIVAKNPKKFRVVALVAGSNVTLLVDQLSSPLSKGPLNVQSQDLVRNDSRGMDVPSSLAVTADKTDGTVALVKSGPEKAKTTPAGEYLTSALNDFDLEQHDSLAAISDGANKLLMLVLAAVIKAGASREHEILAEIRDAVFSFIRKMEPHRVMDTMLVSRVRILYITSLLARSPELQSIKVSPIENFLEKVILDVVEAPVKVAALEEVL